One window from the genome of Nicotiana sylvestris chromosome 9, ASM39365v2, whole genome shotgun sequence encodes:
- the LOC138878451 gene encoding uncharacterized protein: protein MNDDESIQDLHTRFTSIINKLHSLGEIIPRNKLVRKILSVLPGSWESKVNAITEAKDLQKFTIDELIGNLKTCEMNKKKGHERREPKKEKNLVLKASNNDSSGEDADMTYLTKRFQKMDQYKHNTDKEAKRNPVPDRKFKRKDITDNYYSQKKLISLENVLTDAYHNLINDKNVLTVELGEVEHEIDDLVVVVVDLKETIEILKKEKDVLTEKIANVEYERDDLIGNFKETCKAIFQSQQKNKVFAKKVTTAKELGFSSILKKHGAVKGSSQRWNMDSGYSKYVTGSIDDFLSLKALQGGSVSFGNDKKVYILGVGRIRKTLTHLIENVYYVNGLKYSLLNVSQICDKGNKVEFVSKICTVTNLVTGEVVLMAKRYKDIYVANFESLNNGISHV, encoded by the exons ATGAATGATGATGAGTCCATTCAGGATTTGCACACTCGATTCACCTCTATCATCAATAAACTTCACTCTCTGGGAGAAATCATTCCAAGGAACAAACTTGTCAGGAAAATACTTAGTGTATTACCTGGTTCTTGGGAAAGCAAGGTCAATGCTATCACAGAGGCAAAGGATTTGCAAAAGTTTACCATTGATGAACTCATTGGAAATCTGAAGACATGTGAAATGAATAAGAAAAAGGgccatgaaagaagagaacccaagaaggagaagaacctggtcctAAAGGCTAGCAATAATGACTCAAGTGGTGAAGATGCTGATATGACATATCTAACAAAAAGATTCCAAAAGATG GATCAATACAAGCATAACACTGACAAAGAAGCcaagaggaacccggttcctgaCAGAAAATTCAAGAGAAAAGACATTACTGACAAT TATTACTCTCAAAAGAAGCTTATATCCTTGGAAAATGTTCTAACTGATGCATATCACAATCTCATCAATGATAAAAATGTTCTAACTGTGGAACTAGGAGAAGTAGAACATGAGATAGATGATCTAGTAGTTGTAGTGGTCGATTTAAAAGAGACTATTGAgattttaaaaaaggaaaaagatgttTTAACTGAAAAAATTGCAAACGTAGAGTATGAGAGAGATGACCT CATTGGGAATTTTAAAGAAACATGTAAAGCTATATTTCAGTCCcaacagaaaaataaagtttttgctAAAAAAGTAACTACTGCTAAAGAACTTGGTTTCTCAAGCATTTTAAAGAAACAT GGAGCAGTGAAAGGAAGTAGCCAAAGATGGAATATGGATAGTGGCTACTCTAAGTATGTGACTGGAAGCATTGATGATTTTCTTTCACTcaaagccctgcaaggagggagtgtgtCCTTTGGCAATGACAAAAAGGTGTACATTCTGGGAGTAGGAAGAATTCGGAAGACACTCACTCACTTAATTGAAAATGTGTATTATGTGAACGGATTGAAATATAGCCTACTAAATGTCTCTCAAATCTGTGACAAAGGAAATAAAGTGGAATTTGTATCAAAAATCTGCACAGTCACAAATCTTGTGACTGGTGAAGTCGTCCTGATGGCAAAAAGATACAAAGACATTTATGTTGCTAATTTTGAGTCCTTGAACAATGGTATCTCACATGTCTga
- the LOC104224630 gene encoding glucan endo-1,3-beta-D-glucosidase-like translates to MVLKKITKRVKTIVTTPFKKHSKHYKPPLQPEPPPKSPEMSQPQPQIRPMSQPFLFPTVKSTVLPEPSTYFAHHLLSTPLPTNSFFQNFVLKNGDQPEYIQPYLIKSSNSSLTLCYPSQFHNPAFVYQIFNADITIGTLNNPNPNAPHVISSFSDLSVTLDLPSSNLRFFLVRGCPFVTCNVIGNVALRISTIHAILECSWNATLTKYTIKLNNGQTWLLYASSPINLSNNDVNNITSSEFSGIIRIVLLPNSENPLYESVLDRFSSCYPKFGNAVFSQPFSLEYKWEKTGWGDLLMLAHPLHLQLLSNRSVIILEDFKYNSIDGELVGVVGDTWLLKSDPISVTWHSIKGVKEESCSEIIDALNKDVADLNSTLISTSSSYFYGKLIARAARLVLIAEEVCYHDVIPTIRKFLKDTIEPWLDGTFEANGFVYDPKWGGIVTKQGSFDSGADFGFGIYSDHHYHIGCFLYAIAVLAKIDPMWGRKYRPQAYSLMADFMNLSRRENSHYTRLRCFDLWKLHSWAGGLTEFADGRNQESTSEAINAYYSAALMGLAYGDTHLVAIGSTLLAMEIHSAQTWWHVKEESNLYAEEFVKNNRVVGVLWSTKRDSGLWFAPAEWKECRLGIQVLPILPITEVLFSDVRFVRELVQWTMPALARSGVGEGWKGFVYALEGMYDKTSALDKTKRLTGFDDGNSLTNLLWWIHTRDDEAEKGDRGNNFCWFRHYSH, encoded by the coding sequence ATGGTGTTAAAAAAGATCACAAAACGAGTCAAAACAATTGTCACAACACCTTTCAAGAAACATTCCAAACACTATAAACCTCCTCTACAACCAGAACCGCCACCAAAATCCCCTGAAATGTCTCAACCACAACCCCAAATTAGGCCAATGTCACAACCTTTTCTTTTTCCAACAGTAAAATCCACTGTCCTTCCTGAACCATCAACATATTTTGCTCATCATCTCTTATCAACCCCTTTGCCCACAAAttctttctttcaaaactttgtgCTAAAAAATGGTGATCAACCTGAATATATTCAACCATATCTTATAAAATCATCAAATTCATCTCTCACTCTTTGTTACCCATCTCAGTTCCATAATCCTGCTTTTGTTTACCAAATATTCAATGCTGATATCACTATTGGTACATTGAATAATCCTAATCCAAATGCACCCCATGTTATTTCATCATTTAGTGATCTTAGTGTCACATTGGATCTTCCATCAAGTAACCTTAGGTTCTTTCTTGTCAGGGGATGTCCCTTTGTTACTTGTAATGTCATTGGTAATGTTGCACTTAGAATTTCAACGATTCACGCGATTCTTGAATGTTCTTGGAATGCTACTCTTACCAAATATACTATTAAGCTCAACAATGGCCAAACTTGGCTTTTGTACGCGTCTTCGCCTATCAATTTGAGCAATAATGATGTGAATAATATCACTTCTAGTGAGTTTTCGGGGATAATAAGGATTGTTCTTTTGCCAAATTCTGAAAACCCGCTGTATGAATCAGTTCTTGATCGGTTCAGTTCTTGTTATCCTAAATTTGGTAATGCTGTTTTCAGTCAGCCATTTAGCTTGGAGTATAAGTGGGAAAAGACTGGCTGGGGAGACTTGTTGATGCTAGCTCATCCCCTTCATCTCCAGCTGCTTTCGAATCGTTCAGTAATTATCTTGGAGGATTTTAAGTACAATAGTATTGATGGTGAGCTTGTTGGTGTTGTTGGAGATACATGGTTGTTGAAGAGTGATCCAATTTCTGTAACATGGCATTCAATTAAAGGTGTAAAAGAGGAGTCTTGTTCTGAAATAATTGATGCTTTGAATAAAGATGTCGCGGACTTGAACTCAACGTTAATCTCAACATCATCATCTTACTTTTATGGAAAGTTAATTGCAAGAGCTGCAAGGTTAGTATTGATAGCTGAAGAAGTTTGTTACCATGATGTTATCCCAACGATCCGCAAATTCTTGAAGGATACAATTGAACCTTGGTTAGATGGGACTTTTGAAGCAAATGGTTTCGTTTATGATCCAAAATGGGGAGGTATCGTAACTAAACAAGGTTCATTTGATTCTGGTGCTGATTTTGGCTTTGGAATTTACAGTGATCATCATTACCACATTGGTTGCTTCCTTTACGCTATAGCAGTACTTGCCAAGATAGATCCAATGTGGGGGAGAAAGTATAGGCCACAAGCTTATTCACTTATGGCGGATTTTATGAACTTAAGCAGGCGAGAAAATTCACATTATACGCGGTTAAGGTGCTTTGATTTGTGGAAATTGCATTCTTGGGCAGGAGGATTAACCGAGTTTGCAGATGGAAGGAATCAAGAGAGCACAAGTGAAGCGATAAATGCATACTATTCAGCAGCTTTAATGGGATTGGCTTATGGTGATACTCATCTTGTTGCTATTGGATCAACTCTTTTAGCTATGGAGATTCATTCAGCACAAACTTGGTGGCATGTGAAAGAGGAAAGCAATTTGTATGCAGAAGAATTCGTGAAAAATAACCGCGTGGTTGGTGTTTTATGGTCTACCAAAAGGGACAGTGGCCTTTGGTTTGCTCCAGCTGAATGGAAAGAATGTAGGCTTGGAATTCAGGTTTTACCTATATTGCCTATTACTGAAGTTCTATTTTCCGATGTTCGGTTTGTGAGAGAGTTGGTTCAATGGACAATGCCAGCTCTTGCAAGAAGTGGTGTTGGAGAAGGATGGAAAGGTTTTGTGTATGCTTTAGAAGGAATGTATGATAAAACAAGTGCTTTGGACAAAACTAAGAGATTAACTGGTTTTGATGATGGAAATTCACTTACAAATCTTCTGTGGTGGATTCATACAAGAGATGATGAAGCTGAGAAGGGTGATAGAGGGAACAACTTCTGCTGGTTTCGTCATTACTCTCATTGA
- the LOC138878452 gene encoding uncharacterized protein, producing the protein MNHVNGTCKRCGLENETIEHMLFNCPESKTIWNLSPVNWKDIDGITDFSIWWNDKIKKVNNCSDSAMVLNLSIIIMCHIWKGRIFWYFSNEKSEPPDIVAKALFEYNAFTEIMLVNLPNSTLQESYEYSLTMLEDGICLFVDAWLHAERKKASIGLVAMDSKGTLLHAHGSPIQFVGKAMIAEAFAIRKAIERAIQNGWRKIHIFSNGKGIVDMLKKSVKAS; encoded by the coding sequence ATGAATCATGTTAATGGTACTTGTAAAAGATGTGGCTTAGAAAATGAAACTATAGAACATATGCTTTTTAATTGTCCCGAATCTAAAACAATATGGAATCTGAGTCCTGTTAATTGGAAGGACATTGATGGTATAACTGATTTCTCTATATGGTGGAATGATAAGattaaaaaggtaaataattgtTCTGACTCTGCTATGGTATTAAATTTGTCAATAATCATAATGTGTCATATTTGGAAAGGTagaattttttggtattttagtaATGAAAAAAGTGAACCTCCTGATATCGTTGcaaaagcattgtttgagtataaTGCATTCACTGAAATAATGCTTGTTAACTTACCAAATAGTACTTTACAAGAAAGTTATGAATATTCACTAACTATGCTCGAagatgggatttgtttatttgtagATGCATGGCTACATGCTGAAAGAAAGAAGGCAAGCATTGGTTTGGTTGCTATGGACAGCAAGGGCACTTTGCTTCATGCCCATGGATCCCCGATTCAGTTTGTTGGGAAGGCCATGATTGCTGAGGCGTTTGCAATTAGGAAAGCTATTGAAAGGGCAATTCAAAATGGATGGAGGAAAATACATATTTTCTCTAATGGAAAAGGGATAGTCGATATGTTGAAGAAAAGTGTGAAGGCTTCTTAG